The window TCTCAAATGACCCGTGAAGGTGGGGCGCAGCCTCTGGAATACCTCGCCAAGTATGCCAGTGACCGGGTCCGGGCGGTTGGCGCCGCATGGCTTGGCCAGACCACCGGATGCGCCGAGTGCCATGATCATAAATTCGACCCCATCACCGCCAAAGACTTCTATTCCCTGAGTGCCTTCTTCAAGGACGTCAAGCAGTGGGGGGTATACAGTCATTACCAATACACCCCCAACCGGGATTTGGTCGGGTTTAATAACGACTCCCCCTTCCCTCCCGAAATATTGGTCCAAAGCCCGTCACTCCTCCGGAGACTCCAGGCCCTCAGGGCGGAGGCGCATCGTACCAATGCTGCTCTCGCAAAAACAACACCCCAATGGGAGCAGGCGACGATTGATTACCTCACCCATCACCCGACAGGTTGGGCAACGGCGACACCCCTGGAAGCCAGCAGTAGCAAAAACACCAACTGCCAGATCAAAGCCGATGGCACGGTCATCTTCTCCGGCGCACCTCAAAAAGGCGATGTCATCACGCTGAAACTCAAACCCGATGCCGCACTATTCACAGCTATCCGGTTAGAGATCCTTCCAGACGCCAGCCATGGCGGAATGATCGGTCGATCCAAGGATGGCAACTTCGCCATGACCCGGCCTGAGTTTTATCTGATGGTCACGACACCGGACAAACCCGAACCAGTCAGTGTGCCCATTCCGGTAACATGGGCCCAGGCTGATCATTTCCAGGCCGAGCAATACCGCAGCGGCTACACTCCGGTCGGGTTCCCCAAAACCTGGCGACCAGGAAACCAGCGATGGAGTCTGCCCAATGATTTCCAAAAAAGAACACACACCGCCATTTTCATTCTCGAACTGCCAGTCGGCACCGCTCCAGATAATCACATCAAGGTAACGTTGAATAGCGCAGACGTGGGAGCCGTGCGTATTTCCACCACCCGCTTCGGCGAACCCGTGGCAGGACAGCCAGCCGTCACACCCGACCTCCTGCAAGCGCTCAAAACCCCAGCAGCCAAACGCAGCACCGCGCAGCACACGCTGATCAATGGCACCTGGGCCCTGGCGAATCTATCAGACAAAAACCTCGACCCCAGCTGGCCTGTCATCCAGAAATCAATTCGCGAATGCCGCAGCGGTATCGCCAAATCATTGATTGCCCTGACAATACCGGAAAAAGAAACACCCGTGACCCGCATCTTACCACGGGGCGATTGGCAGAATAACACAGGTGAAATCGTCGAGCCCGCCGTGCTTCATTTCCTCCCCCAGCCGGATGCCACCGGCAAACGAAAACTCACCCGACTGGATCTGGCAAAGTGGCTGGTGTCTGAAAAAAACCCGCTGACAGCACGCCATGTGATGAACCGCTATTGGAAACAATTCTTTGGCAACGGTATCTCCAACGTTCTCGACGACCTCGGCTCACAAGGTGAATGGCCGAGCCATCCTGAATTGCTCGACTGGCTGGCACATGAGTTCCGCACCAGTAACTGGGACACCAAACACATGATTAAGCTGATGGTGATGTCGAACACCTACCGCCAGCAATCGGGCAACCGCAAAGACCTCAAGGATATCGATCCCTACAATCGCCTGCTCGCAGGACAATCCCCGCGCCGCCTTGACGCCGAGTTTATCCGCGACAACGCCCTGTCCATTTCCGGTCTTATCCGGGCTGACTACGCAGGGGGGCCGAGTGTTTTCCCCTATCAACCAGCGGGCTACTACGCCCCCCTTCAGTTCCCTAACAGAAAATATGAAGTCAGTCAAAATGGAGACCAATACCGTCGGGGCATCTACATGCATTGGCAGCGGACCTTCCTCCATCCGATGCTCGCCAATTTCGATGCTCCATCCCGTGAAGAATGCACTGCCGACCGCTTACAGTCGAACAGCCCCCTACAAGCACTCACCCTGCTAAACGACCCGGCGGCAGTGGAAATGGCTAAGGCGTTCGCCATCCATACCGTCACCCGGAATGCAAGCCATGAGGCGCGCATCCAATCAGCGTGGCTAAGATGCCTGTCACGGCCACCGAGAACCGACGAGACAACGTCGATCCAAAGCTTTTACCAGCAACAACTTGAGCACTACCAAGGCTCACCGGAGGACACCCGGGCACTCCTGGCCCAGGCGGCCCCACCCAAGGACTGCTCCGCCGCTGAACTTGCGGCCTGGACCCAGGTCTGCCGGGTTCTCCTCAACCTGCACGAAACCATCACCCGTTACTAACATGTCTGATCCTTTGTTATCGCTGAACCGCCGATCATTTCTCAACAAGTCCTTTGCCGGCCTCGGCGGGATTGCTCTTTCCCAGATCATGGGCAGCCAATTCGCCCGCGCCGAACAATGGGGGGGCATCCTCTCCGGCGGCACCCACATTGCACCACGCGCCAAACGTGTCATCCACCTGTGTATGGCGGGCGGCCCTTCGCATGTGGATTCATTCGATCCAAAACCGGAACTCAACAAGCTTCACGGCAAGCCGTTCCCCACCTCATTCACCCAGGGACAACAACTCGCCCAGCTCCAGAACACGGTTCTGAAAGCGCGGGGTTCGTTTGTTCAATTTAAAAAATACGGCCAGGGCGGCACCGAGATATCGGATCTGTTTCCTCACATCGGCTCGGTTGCCGATGACATCTGCGTGATCCGGTCGATGCATACCGAACAAATCAACCACGACCCTGCCCAGGCGTTTTTCAACAGTGGCTCGATCGTAAAAGGACGCCCCTGCATGGGTTCATGGTTGCTTTACGGCCTCGGCTCCGAAACAAACGAACTCCCCGGATACGTCGTGCTGCTATCCCAAAGTGCAGGTGCCCAGCCCGTTTCCTCACGCCAATGGAGCGCCGGTTTCCTTCCCAGTAAGTTCCAGGGTGTGCAGTTCCAATCCAAGGGGAATGCCGTCCACTACGTCGGTAATCCCGATGGAGTCTGTCAATCCGCCCAACGGCAAATGATCGATGAGGTCAACCGGCTCAACGGCAGCCTGGCAGAACAGACTTATGATCCGGAAATCGCTACGCGTATCTCCCAATACGAAATGGCGTTCCGGATGCAGAGTTCTGTCCCCGAACTCACCGCCATCGACAACGAGCCCAAACACATTCTCGATATGTATGGTGTCAACAATGCAGGTGACGGCTCATTTGCATCTAACTGCTTACTCGCCAGGCGCATGCTCGAACGCGGTGTGCGCTTTGTACAGCTCTACCACCGCGGTTGGGACCACCACAGCAACATTGAGAAAGACATGCCCACAGCCGCCAGACTCACCGATCAAGCGTCCGCCGCCCTCCTCAAGGACTTGAAACAACGGGGTATGCTCGATGACACCTTGATTATTTGGGGCGGTGAATTCGGACGGACCCCGATGGGTCAAGGCTCTGGCAGGGACCATCACATCAATGCCTTTTCACTGTGGTTGGCAGGCGCGGGTATCCAGGGTGGCATCGTCCACGGCGCCACTGACGAGCTTGGATACAACGCTGTCGAAAAACGCACCTCGGTGCACGACTTGCACGCCACCATGCTCCATCTCTTTGGTATCGACTACAACCGGTTCTCCTACAAATTTCAAGGCCTCGATGCCCGACTAACAGGTGTGGAACACCCCTCGGTGATCAAGGATATCCTTAGCTAAGGCAACGGATTCCAGCCGCCTGTGAATAAGCGTTCACCCTACCCGCCACCTCGACCAGCAGGGAGCCGTCAGCGCCTATCCCTTTCACAAGCC of the Akkermansiaceae bacterium genome contains:
- a CDS encoding PSD1 domain-containing protein codes for the protein MQPIFIITILLCTLVVSCSKKTDVAQHNSDPKQAQTLSPEKASSLSLPDQVTFNAHIRPIFSDKCFSCHGFDQKKREADLRLDTPEGAYAKLKESDGRAIVPGKPDQSDVWKRIVTNDPETLMPPEDFHKPITQHERGLIRRWIEQGAEYEKHWAYRPIKNPPVPGDLKHQDKVANAIDAFVINRLEKENLSPSDTADKRTLLRRLALDLTGLPPTPEELAVFLADTSPDAYEKQVDRLLASPHYGERMAVTWLDVARYADTVGFHGDQNQHIFPYRDYVIDAFNQNMPFDQFTIEQLAGDLLDNPTPEQRIATGFIRLSQMTREGGAQPLEYLAKYASDRVRAVGAAWLGQTTGCAECHDHKFDPITAKDFYSLSAFFKDVKQWGVYSHYQYTPNRDLVGFNNDSPFPPEILVQSPSLLRRLQALRAEAHRTNAALAKTTPQWEQATIDYLTHHPTGWATATPLEASSSKNTNCQIKADGTVIFSGAPQKGDVITLKLKPDAALFTAIRLEILPDASHGGMIGRSKDGNFAMTRPEFYLMVTTPDKPEPVSVPIPVTWAQADHFQAEQYRSGYTPVGFPKTWRPGNQRWSLPNDFQKRTHTAIFILELPVGTAPDNHIKVTLNSADVGAVRISTTRFGEPVAGQPAVTPDLLQALKTPAAKRSTAQHTLINGTWALANLSDKNLDPSWPVIQKSIRECRSGIAKSLIALTIPEKETPVTRILPRGDWQNNTGEIVEPAVLHFLPQPDATGKRKLTRLDLAKWLVSEKNPLTARHVMNRYWKQFFGNGISNVLDDLGSQGEWPSHPELLDWLAHEFRTSNWDTKHMIKLMVMSNTYRQQSGNRKDLKDIDPYNRLLAGQSPRRLDAEFIRDNALSISGLIRADYAGGPSVFPYQPAGYYAPLQFPNRKYEVSQNGDQYRRGIYMHWQRTFLHPMLANFDAPSREECTADRLQSNSPLQALTLLNDPAAVEMAKAFAIHTVTRNASHEARIQSAWLRCLSRPPRTDETTSIQSFYQQQLEHYQGSPEDTRALLAQAAPPKDCSAAELAAWTQVCRVLLNLHETITRY
- a CDS encoding DUF1501 domain-containing protein, with translation MSDPLLSLNRRSFLNKSFAGLGGIALSQIMGSQFARAEQWGGILSGGTHIAPRAKRVIHLCMAGGPSHVDSFDPKPELNKLHGKPFPTSFTQGQQLAQLQNTVLKARGSFVQFKKYGQGGTEISDLFPHIGSVADDICVIRSMHTEQINHDPAQAFFNSGSIVKGRPCMGSWLLYGLGSETNELPGYVVLLSQSAGAQPVSSRQWSAGFLPSKFQGVQFQSKGNAVHYVGNPDGVCQSAQRQMIDEVNRLNGSLAEQTYDPEIATRISQYEMAFRMQSSVPELTAIDNEPKHILDMYGVNNAGDGSFASNCLLARRMLERGVRFVQLYHRGWDHHSNIEKDMPTAARLTDQASAALLKDLKQRGMLDDTLIIWGGEFGRTPMGQGSGRDHHINAFSLWLAGAGIQGGIVHGATDELGYNAVEKRTSVHDLHATMLHLFGIDYNRFSYKFQGLDARLTGVEHPSVIKDILS